In the genome of Panthera uncia isolate 11264 chromosome X, Puncia_PCG_1.0, whole genome shotgun sequence, the window TTATGAGGTGAAAATTGTCTTATTATTCAAACCAGTTTGAGTCGAGTTTTCTATTACTTGTTTCCTAAATGAAACACCTATAATAAACTGCCAGTGTTATACTTTATAATGAAACAGGAAacaaatttccattaaaatcagCTTTCATATATACCAGCAATAGAGATGCCTTTTATCATTCCTGTTAGTTGATGTGATTCTAGAAAGTCTAGCTAGGAATTAACAGGTACAACTTTCAGAAATGAAGCAACAAACACATTATTATTCACAGATAGAGTAATTTTATGCCTTGAAAACGCAATGAGATAACTAAAAATCACctagaattataaatattttaaaatatagccagaaagaaatcataaatttacaaaaattattataattcatACATGCCAACAAAAGCATTTAGAAACCATAATAGAGGAAAAGTCCCAGTAATAATAGCAgcaatattaaatttattttaaaaatcttgatatGAAATGTGCAGAagcatataaaaaacaaaaacatctataaaatgttaaataaagaaGGATTTTAGTAACCCAGccttgttatgcccagaattcgtgatccccaaagaccactagggagccgagtctgatgcaaaagcaaaagagcctttattcgagctagctcgagctcaaccCCCTACCTGCACCaatgagataccggggagagagagcgagtttcaaaaggacaaaggctttattggggcctaggggtagttggtgaggtaatggcagTGGCCTCAGCAGATTGGCtagggaagggtccgagtcctgttaggcaggtgaggtgggggggtgttgctcaaggggaggaggtgtggtcaaggtgaaggacacagaacaagatggagtcggccggcataGGCCtgccctttcattccccccttgtcatgtagcttacggacccaatcatgggaccggctgcatttatggtgacaaggggaacagagtttggaggtttacACAAAGTTCTGGGAAgcaagtgtccctggggtggttttgggaggtctgattaagtattgtccccaagctggtgtctatgatctgccaggtgatgttttggggggcgtggggactcccggaagcatgagcaatgacaagcagagttaacagagttaccaatattaggtgggtcaaatgcgctgtagcttgagcttgagcgggttgtgttggtcccgaCTGATGGCCCATCGCGTGACAAAGTCCTTCCGGATCGAGGAGGGGTCTGCTGGccgaacgtgggtgtgatggacccaggtcgcgaTGCCGTCTACTTTGAGAGCCGTGGGGGTTGTCAGCACCACGATGTAGAGTCCCTTCCAGCGCGGCTCAAGGGTCTCTCGGTGGTGCCTCTTGATGTAGACCCAGTCTCccggcctgtactgatgaggtgtcgggGTCGGGCCAGCCTCATAGATGGCACAGAGGCGCGGCCAAATGTCCTCGTGCACCCTCTGGAGctctctcaaggaaagaaaaagttcttgatctttaaactcagcaataagttcagctcgaaggctgggaataacagggggtggcctgccaaacatgatctcatagggagtaaaacccagagtgtaaggagtgtttctaacccggtaaagggcgtacggtaggagagtcacccagtccctgccagtctccatggttaatttggtaagggtctcttttagggttctattcattctttctaccagtcctgagctctggggcctataagcacaatgtaatttccagtttgcccccaccgccttggctactgcctgtgttacctgcgagataaaagctggtccattgtctgatcctaccatggcaggaaaaccatacctgggtaagatgtcttctagtagcttcttagccaccgtctgagccGTTCCATGCTTGGctgggtatgcctccacccagccagagaaggtgtctgtaaatactaaaagatatttataaccatactttcctggtttgacttcagtgaagttgacttcccattgggctcccggtctggtgcctctgagccttgttccttttttatttgatgtggccCTCGCattggtgagttggcaggtcttgcaggcagatacaacttgctctattttggtgtcctgttggtgaatcttgattctggcatgtcggattaagtcttttaatttttgggcccccatgtgagtagaccgatgcatgtgctctaatattgagactctgagccggtctggcagcacgagctccttgttaggtgtataccaccatccctttatctcctgggccatggggagtttcttgatctgctgtaactcctcctgggagtatttgggcaGGTCTGGTAAAACTGTGTCTCCCGGGTCCAGTAGTtgtatggtcatggtggggactgaagtaagggctactgccttggctgcctggtcAGCCTTTTGATTACCTCTAGCTACTGGATTATCAGCTTTttggtgcccttggcagtggataatggttagcttggcaggaagccataaGGCCGTAAGCAGGTTAAGTgtctcctgcttattttttatagtctgTCCTTTTGCCGTCAGTAACCCCCTCTCCTGATAAATTGACCCATGAATATGAGCTGTGCCAAACGCATAACGGCTGTCTGTGTAGATGTTAAGCCATTTTCCAGCTCCCAGCATCAGCGCCTTGGTGAGGGCTATAAGCTCTGCTCGCTGGGCTGATGTTCCGGAGGGTAGAGCCTCCGCCCATGTCCGTTTCGGTGACCACCGCTGCACCCGCATACCTGTGTCCGTctcgcacaaagctgctgccatcagtgaaccaagtagcctcggcATCGGGGAGGGGCCGGTCGGTCAGGTCTGTCCGGAATCCATGTACTTGTTCCAGGATTCCCgcacagtcatgtagtggagcacctaggtcagggtcaggcagcagggttgcaggattgagggctgcactggggtggaaccgcactcgtggagggttgagtaggaggctctggtaatgagtcaCACTTGTGTGGCTCATCCATCTatcaggaggctgtttcaggaccccttcaatggtgtgtggggtcgtgatccagatctcctgtcctagggtcagtctgtctgcatccttgactaggagtgctgtcgccacaataattcttaggcatggcggccagccggcagccactgggtctagtttcttggacaggtaagccactgggcggttccaggggcctaaggcttgagttagaaccccttttgctattcccttatgttcgtctacaaagaggtagaagggcttcgtaatgtctggtaggcccagggctggggcacttaggagggccttttttaactgattaaaggcagtttcttctttttcagcccatttaaatgttttcccctctttggtagcttcatataagggcctggcgatctcagcaaaacctggaacccagaggcggcagtagccggctgatcctaggaattccctcacttctctttgggaggtgggagtagggatcttCAGGACAGTTTtttttctggcatctgataaccgccgctgtccgccctccaggatatatcccaggtaacttatcctctccctgcatatctgagccttcttcgCAGATGCCTGGTACCCTAAGTcccccagggtagccagcaggtcctgggtccctcgctcacagtctttggccgtgttggcagcaatcaggatgtcatctacgtactgtaggagggtgaggccagggtgctcccttctgtactcacccaggtcctcatgtagtgcctcgtcgaagatggtgggcaaatttttgaatccctgaggtagccgtgtgcaggtgagttgcccactgtagccctcctccggatcatgccactcgaaggcgaacaagggttggctctggggtgccagcggcagactgaagaaggcgtcctttaaatctagtacagtataccagaccctggaaggcgccaaggagctcaagagagtatatgggttgggaacagttgggtgtatgtccgtgaccctcttatttacttcccggaggtcttgtacTGGTcagtagtcatttgtgtgaggctttttgaccggcAGTAGGGGGGTGTTCCAGggagactggcaaggaactagtacccctaggcttcgtagtctccggatgtgtggctggatccccttctgggcctcctgagacatggggtattgtttgatccttaccggactgtctcctggcttgagctctaccaggactggGGTCCTATGAGCGGCTAGTCCTATTGCCCCCAtctctgcccaaaccgaggggaattcttgtagccatctgtctatattatcctctctcgggagtgcctcctggtggaggcggtattcatcctccagtttcatggtcaggacctggatggggtggcccttgccatcggtgacctgaggcccccccttgtctgaaagttatctgagctccaatcttggtcagtaagtccccttctaacagcgggtaggggcattctggtattaccataaaggagtgggatacccgtCCCATCcccaaatctactgttcttcgggtagtccatgaatactggctcataccagttgccccttgtacccaggacttcttgctggctagttttccttgtggggtgcagaggaccgaatgttgtgctcTGGTGTTgacaaggaagtcaacaggggtcccctccactttaagagttaccctgggttcggggacagggtccgaaccccgactcccctaatcacttagttcatctagctTTAGGACTTTTACTggatcagtcttgcttcccttcccactgGCCCTTTTCGGACAAtctcgggcccaatgccctatctccttgcagtatgtgcactgatccttctgcagcctctgcttccccccccttggtggttcctttaccttttcctGTGTCGTCTGCCAGCTGCCGGAGACGGAGGTCTCATTCCTCGGggaagtcagcagtggtagctagtagtattctggccaggtctcgagtctgcttactgctggcagccaCCATGGCGtgagcctgcttgtcctcaggagactcccggttattatataccttttcagctaccaccagtaagtcctgcagacttttttctcctagtctatctattttctgtaattttctcctaatgtctatggccgattggtttacaaaggccatgataacagctgccttaCTTTCcagagcctctggatccatgggggtataggtacggaatgcctccatgatccattctaaaaaggcagccagagattcatcttttccctgttgtacatttcctaccttggccaaattggttggctttctagcagccattcggagaccccccattagagtctggcggtagacccggagcctctccttaccttctgccgtgttgaaatcccactggggccgacttaaggggaaggaggcatctatctgagcctggttggtggtgggattcccgtctgtgcccggaactagttttcgggccccattgaggattctttctctttcttcagttgtgaacaggacctgcaaaagctgctggcaatcgtcccacgtgggctgatgggtaaaaagaacagagtctaataaatcaataagccctgccggtttcttggaaaacttaggattctgagctttccaattgtagaggtcattagtggcgaaaggccaatagtgatggggctgattcccctccgcgtctgggggtccggtggcttgcaggggcagaatagtggagtcggcggcggaggcggattgctccctctgagccctttgtctggtgaagggcgggcttcccactggagcgTTTCCGCCTCCCACTCTCGGAACAGCGTCTGCCTCccccggagggggaggatggtgttcttccagcatcctagaggggttatatgggggaggaaaaattaattcttcttcagtccCCCCTTGTAGaacagggtagaggggtgctgaaggctgggtaagacttttcttcttctttgtccccggcaaagcaagaatgggttttggctccgGAGGGAGcggggctaggaagggcttacgccaagagggtgggtcttcTACAAGGTCCTGGCAAGTGATAATGTAAGGGAGCTGATCAAGATGGCCCGTCTTAGGCCGAGAGATGATACTCCTGATTTGGTGGATGGTAGGGAGGTCGAaggtcccctctggtggccatccgaCATTGAAAGTTGGCCACTCGCTAGAACAAAAAAACTGCCACCGACCCTTTCGgacttccacactgaggttgttagctcttcccctcacatccttaaagtgatcaatcataatacttagaggagtagtctgagtctgtcccataatGTCCATCCAGTAACagtaacagaacaaaacagagaaacacaaaaacagacaaacagagggcccctagaaagtcttccaactccgtggaagcaaaactgaaagctagcttagacctttgaggggattccacgtccctccacaaccgatgaggggattccaTGTCCCTCCAAAACCGAAAGCTAGACGACGGCCTCACGCCGACCAGCGGGAGCGACCCGCctcgtctcagacctttgaggggattccacgtccctccaaaactGATGAGAGGATTCTAtgtccctccagaagggagaatCGGAACATCTTCTGAAACTCCCGGCCGGTGATCCTCCAGTGCGTCCACTTAGACCGCgtcgggcactaccagaattccagaaatgatctcacacagaaaagacagaacaaacagacagacactaatcgtggccagtcaggctctctgggtcgggggtccctcgggggtcttggggatcccagacgagcccccaaatgttatgcccagaattcgtgatcctcaaagaccactagggagccgagtccgatgcaaaagcaaaagagcctttattcgaggtAGCtagagctcaatcccctacctgcaccgacgcagcggtgagatatcGGGCacagagagcgagtttcaaaaggacaaaggttttactggggcctaggggcagttggtgaggtaatggctgtggcctcagcagattggctggggaagggtccgagtcctgttaggcaggtgaggggggggggttactcaaggggaggaggtgtggtcaaggtgaaggacacagaacaagatggagtcggcctgCGGAGGCCCACCCTTTCAGCTTAACTTCCAGTGTGATTCTTTGTTCTCCCCCATCGGTAAAATTTCTGTGGAGAAATAATGTATTTACTATGtcaggtgatggatatgttaatttgcttgattgtggtaatcatttcgcAATGCAGATatacatcaaatcattatgttgtatactttaaataatataattttacttgtcaactgtacctcaataaagatgtgaaaaaaataattgatcaaATGCAAAGACTTTATTGAAACACAATGCTGGCAATTAAAGTTCAATATAATAAGTGAATAGTTTAAAAGTTCTGCTTTCTTTGTGGCATGTTCTATACTGCTTTCTTTACTTATCTTTTTGGTTCCTATTTTAGAATCACGCTCTATGGGTTGCCACAATGAATTAGGCCCGAGGCTGCTTTGTGTTTGGATCCATTCACCTTCCTTATACAGGCCAAACTGAAACCAGTGTGAGTTCAAGGGGTTAGGGGGCATCTTCTAAGCCTCTTCAACAGCTATCATGTGTTGCTACTCACTGAAGCCCTGGGATGTATGTGGGGGAAAGGTGCAAAGCATTAGAGCAAGTTTAATCAATACACTATACTAAAAttgacatttcttccttcctgagcCTTGGGCCTGTTTCTTTAGATTGACTGTAGCTATTATAAACAGCTAGTAAAGGACTTATGTCTAAGAAGGTGAccttgaacaaaacagaaaaatgcaaatcttgGATATATACCAAtgtaataatttgtatttatgtatttttgttcacATGAGCAATACCACAATCTGTTGAGTAGGAAGCTCTTCTCCTTTAAAGAGGATTGGCTAATCCTAcaggataaaatgaaataggCCTTTTTACTGATTGGAGGGACTTTCTCACCTCTCAGAACCTAGATTTCAAGACAGTAGAGATGAGCTGCCTCTAATCACGTGCAATCATGGAAGATATAAATGTCATTCCTGAGCCCAGACCTTTTGATACAAGTGTCAGTGAAAGCAACAAAATCAGTAGCAGCACCAGCAGTTTAAGAAAGTGGACGGTTTCTGGGGAAGCCAATATCTTGGGCAGCAGTTGCTGACAAATTTACCTTCAGAAGTTATATGTGAGTTCTGACCATACTGGCAAGCTGTAAGAGATACCAGTGCTTACCCTAGACATGAAGATAAACATGCCACTCCATAAGACTGTTGTTGGCACCAGTAGTGGTCACTTGTAATGAAATATGTGTCcagcaaaataaagatatttgggGTTCAGACCAGAAGCTTCAGGGAAGAATAAGATAAGAAAGGGCAGAAATaagctgaaaaatatattttggaatagaCAAGTATAaactctcataaataaatgactTGAGGTGGTGGGATGAGGGGGAGtactatggactgaattgtgtccatCAAAAATTTATATGCTGGGAACCCTAATCCctaatgtgattttatttgaagatGGAGGCTCTGAGGAGGTTaataaggttaaatgaggtcataagagtggggTTACTGTCCTCCTAAGACATAGGaaagctctctctctccagcaTGTAAAGGCACGGAATGAAGGTAGCACCTACAAACAAGGAAGAGAGCTTTCGCTGGAAACCAAATTAGCCAGCACCTTAATCTCAGACTTCCCATATTCCAAAACcatgagaaataattttctgttgtttaagccacccaggctatggtactttgttatggcccCATGATCAGACTGACACAGATTTTGGTACTGAGAAGCAGAgcgctgctgtaacaaatacctaaaaaagTGTCAATGGAATTAAAGCCGGGTACTGAATAGAGGCTGGAGGATTTTTAAGGTGTGTGCTAGAAAAATCCTGGATTGCCATGAAGGgactgttggtagaaatatggatGCTAAAGGTGATTCTTGTGagagctcagaaagaaaagaagagagctgTAGAGAAAGCCTCCATCTTCTTAGAGAATACATAATCATGGAAAACATTATTGATAGAAATAAGGACATTAAGGGTCATTCTGACCAAATCTCAGGTGGAAATGAGGAGTAGCTTATCAGAAACTGGAGGAAAGGCAATCATTGTAATAAAGTGACAAAGTACTTGGCTGAATTGTGTTCTAGTTTTGATGAAAGGTAGAAATTCCTAGTGATAAAACTGAATATTTAGTTCTGaagatttctaagcaaagtgttgaaggtATGGCCTTGCCCCTTTTTAATACTTACAGTAAAATGCAAGAGGAGAGAGATAAATTTAAGGAGTTGTTTAGCAAAAGGAACCAGAACTTGAAGATCTGGAAAACTCTAACCATGTCCATAATACAACAAATAAGGAAGACGGTTCTGAAGAGAACATTAAGGGTGTGGCTAAACAACCATTTGATAAGGAAATTAGTATGGGTATGAACCACAAATATAGTCAGTAACCACAGAAGAAGCAAGCAATAGAAATGGCATTATATCAATAGAAGCACTGCCAGCTGGGactaaaagacacagaaaaaatgagatcaaatgaaagaagggaaaaatcacCCAGAAGGTGTGTTGGAGATCATCAGGGCTGCCACTTCCCAACACAGGCTCAGAGGCCAAAGCTGCTTTTTCCTCAGTTCCGGAGAATGAGAGCCTTGCCGAGAGCAAAGGGGAAAGGCTATCCATCTGACCTGAATGGGCGGGGTCCCCTCCAGCTCTGTGGGTGACACTGCACCACTTTGGTCCTGAAGGACAGAGCATCAAGCCAAAGAGGATTATTCTCTAGCCTTAAAAACTAATGGAATTTGCCTTGCTAGGTTTTGGGCTTGTTTGGAACCCataatcctttccttctttccaatttttcccttttggaaTGGGGATGTTTATCCTATGCCTATCCCACCATTATATTTTGGAAGCACACAACTTGTTTGGTTTCACAGGTTCACagctggaaaataattttacctgAAGATGAACTGTATTAGTTTAGTATTAGTATCTCAAGTGTTACTCAAATCTtatttagatgatatttagatGAAACGTTGGACTTTAGAGTTGACACTGAAATGAGTTAAGACCATTGGTATTTTTGGAGTAGAATGAATGTGTTTTGCATGTGAGAAGGACACGCATTTTGGAGGCCCATGGGTGGAATGCCATGGACTAAATTATGTCCCCGTCAAAATTCGTTCTTGAAGCCTTAACCCCAAGTGACTACATATGAAGATAGAGCCTataagaggtaattaaggttaggTGGCGTCCTGATTTGGTAggattggtgtccttatgagaagagacacaagaggtgtctctctctctccccctccccttccggatatatatatatatatatatatatgaaggcaTAGTGAGAAGGAAGCTgtctataaaccaggaagagaaCCCACATCAGTAACCAAATCAGCTGccaccttgatcttggagttaCCAGCCTTCAGAACTTGAGaaacagatttctgttgtttagactacccagcctaggggcacctgggtggctcagtcagctaaacatctgtctcttgatttcggctcaggtcattatctcacagtttgtgagttcaagccctgcatcgggctctgtgctggcagcgcagagcctgtttaggattctctgtctccctctctctgcccctcccctgcttgccctctcgctttctctatcaaaaataaatgaataaactttaataaaagacTGACTAACCCCTtagtattctgttatggcagcccaagcaaacTAATATGGGGGTGGTGGCAGTGACATGCATTTAGAATGGTTAGGGCTATCAGTATCAGTTCCTTAGACACAGAGATACACAAGAATTCAGATTTACACCACAATTAATATTCAATGGATAAACAGTGGGATTGGGGTTTCAAGTTTTGCCTGGAAAAAGTACACATACTTCTACACTGGAGAATAATCCAACTAGATTAAAGAGTTActatttaagaatgaaaacacaCCTGTAGGTGCTATGAGTAATGTCTTACATGGAGCCAGAAGATCTGATATCTGATAGCACAGGCCAAGGTGAATTCATTTGTGACTTCAAAATGTTAGTTAAGTTGCATTTTTGTAGACAAAGTCCCACATGGGGATCAAGGCTCCTacactgggaaaatatttttgatcaGTGTTTCTTGTTAGTTGCATTCTGATTTC includes:
- the LOC125931950 gene encoding LOW QUALITY PROTEIN: uncharacterized protein LOC125931950 (The sequence of the model RefSeq protein was modified relative to this genomic sequence to represent the inferred CDS: inserted 2 bases in 1 codon; deleted 1 base in 1 codon; substituted 2 bases at 2 genomic stop codons) gives rise to the protein MGQTQTTPLSIMIDHFKDVRGRANNLSVEVRKGRWQFFCSSEWPTFNVGWPPEGTFDLPTIHQIRSIISRPKTGHLDQLPYIITCQDLVEDPPSWRKPFLAPLPPEPKPILALPGTKKKKSLTQPSAPLYPVLQGGTEEELIFPPPYNPSRMLEEHHPPPPGEADAVPRVGGGNAPVGSPPFTRQRAQREQSASAADSTILPLQATGPPDAEGNQPHHYWPFATNDLYNWKAQNPKFSKKPAGLIDLLDSVLFTHQPTWDDCQQLLQVLFTTEERERILNGARKLVPGTDGNPTTNQAQIDASFPLSRPQWDFNTAEGKERLRVYRQTLMGGLRMAARKPTNLAKVGNVQQGKDESLAAFLEWIMEAFRTYTPMDPEALESKAAVIMAFVNQSAIDIRRKLQKIDRLGEKSLQDLLVVAEKVYNNRESPEDKQAHAMVAASSKQTRDLARILLTSVSGSWQTTQEKVKEPPRGGKQRLQKDQCTYCKEIGHWARDCPKRASGKGSKTDPVKVLKLDELSDXGSRGSDPVPEPRVTLKVEGTPVDFLVNTRAQHSVLCTPQGKLASKKSWVQGATGMSQYSWTTRRTVDLGMGRVSHSFMVIPECPYPLLEGDLLTKIGAQITFRQGGPQVTDGKGHPIQVLTMKLEDEYRLHQEALPREDNIDRWLQEFPSVWAEMGAIGLAAHRTPVLVELKPGDSPVRIKQYPMSQEAQKGIQPHIRRLRSLGVLVPCQSPWNTPLLPVKKPHTNDYXPVQDLREVNKRVTDIHPTVPNPYTLLSSLAPSRVWYTVLDLKDAFFSLPLAPQSQPLFAFEWHDPEEGYSGQLTCTRLPQGFKNLPTIFDEALHEDLGEYRREHPGLTLLQYVDDILIAANTAKDCERGTQDLLATLGDLGYQASAKKAQICRERISYLGYILEGGQRRLSDARKKTVLKIPTPTSQREVREFLGSAGYCRLWVPGFAEIARPLYEATKEGKTFKWAEKEETAFNQLKKALLSAPALGLPDITKPFYLFVDEHKGIAKGVLTQALGPWNRPVAYLSKKLDPVAAGWPPCLRIIVATALLVKDADRLTLGQEIWITTPHTIEGVLKQPPDRWMSHTSVTHYQSLLLNPPRVRFHPSAALNPATLLPDPDLGAPLHDCAGILEQVHGFRTDLTDRPLPDAEATWFTDGSSFVRDGHRYAGAAVVTETXTWAEALPSGTSAQRAELIALTKALMLGAGKWLNIYTDSRYAFGTAHIHGSIYQERGLLTAKGQTIKNKQETLNLLTALWLPAKLTIIHCQGHQKADNPVARGNQKADQAAKAVALTSVPTMTIQLLDPGDTVLPDLPKYSQEELQQIKKLPMAQEIKGWWYTPNKELVLPDRLRVSILEHMHRSTHMGAQKLKDLIRHARIKIHQQDTKIEQVVSACKTCQLTNARATSNKKGTRLRGTRPGAQWEVNFTEVKPGKYGYKYLLVFTDTFSGWVEAYPAKHGTAQTVAKKLLEDILPRYGFPAMVGSDNGPAFISQVTQAVAKAVGANWKLHCAYRPQSSGLVERMNRTLKETLTKLTMETGRDWVTLLPYALYRVRNTPYTLGFTPYEIMFGRPPPVIPSLRAELIAEFKDQELFLSLRELQRVHEDIWPRLCAIYEAGPTPTPHQYRPGDWVYIKRHHRETLEPRWKGLYIVVLTTPTALKVDGIATWVHHTHVRPADPSSIRKDFVTRWAISRDQHNPLKLKLQRI